One stretch of Campylobacter sp. CCS1377 DNA includes these proteins:
- a CDS encoding Rha family transcriptional regulator: protein MNDLVYSLNGGLVTDQNKISTISKVDINSIQRLIRNYKQDLECFGELGFELQKIAKTNKKIYFLNEQQATLLLTYMKNSESVRNAKKVLVFAFYQMKEKLRSLEQEKEKARFKALSSENQRLNSLNHHQKIGYKSQLAQQKEKYENKIKALKYDLEKKKQLSFKRKLSVDELIELRKILAKDYDIVCFRKWEYMLFAESVSVKNYKLEKANDFFIYKDIKDKFNSKLDYWQNRDEYEEKWKKILRR from the coding sequence ATGAATGATTTAGTTTATTCTTTAAATGGCGGTTTAGTTACAGACCAAAATAAAATTTCTACAATATCTAAAGTAGATATAAATTCCATACAAAGACTTATAAGAAATTACAAGCAAGATTTAGAATGTTTTGGGGAACTAGGCTTTGAACTTCAAAAAATAGCAAAGACTAACAAAAAGATTTATTTCTTAAACGAACAACAAGCAACGCTACTTTTAACTTATATGAAAAATAGCGAAAGTGTAAGAAACGCTAAAAAAGTTTTAGTTTTTGCTTTTTATCAAATGAAAGAAAAGCTTAGAAGTCTAGAACAAGAAAAAGAAAAAGCGAGATTTAAAGCCTTATCCAGTGAAAATCAAAGACTAAATTCTTTAAACCATCACCAAAAAATCGGTTACAAATCTCAATTGGCACAGCAAAAGGAAAAATATGAGAATAAAATCAAAGCCCTTAAATACGACTTAGAAAAGAAAAAGCAGTTAAGTTTTAAAAGAAAGCTTAGCGTAGATGAGCTTATAGAACTTAGAAAAATCTTAGCTAAGGATTATGATATTGTTTGCTTTAGAAAATGGGAATATATGTTATTTGCTGAAAGTGTTTCAGTGAAAAATTACAAATTAGAAAAAGCAAATGATTTTTTTATTTACAAAGATATAAAAGATAAATTTAATTCTAAATTAGACTATTGGCAAAACCGCGATGAATACGAAGAAAAATGGAAAAAAATATTAAGGAGATAA
- a CDS encoding YlcI/YnfO family protein — protein MAEEKESKGSYNLQIKIPNELKDKLEKKAEKAGVSLNQYIMYLFIDDIKNERI, from the coding sequence ATGGCAGAAGAGAAAGAAAGTAAAGGAAGTTATAATTTACAGATTAAAATTCCAAATGAGCTAAAAGACAAACTAGAAAAAAAAGCTGAAAAAGCTGGAGTGTCTTTAAACCAGTATATAATGTATCTTTTTATTGATGATATTAAAAACGAACGGATTTAA
- a CDS encoding recombinase RecT, with product MSKEIVSLETNTELSKNESNVNFLLDEKLENELRLINEKFNTPDNKVMQVLRDNQTVSFLKIKNLVNAGLSTLNNDFYIYPMGNDINIVPSYMGLVKVAINEALKRGYEVIVKSDTLPQNAKITLLTENEIDSLSISKNPLDNSINGAYALISIIKNGNLLYRKAEILNKEQLEIIKGKTFSKGGVYKEFPEEMARKSAIRRAIKHINYFIKSDVLDNLISLDNENYDFSNKNLNALESKKNQIQNKANELKQDKESLMIKLENLGLKKDEMREFASFTKLDENRIKDFLNDDELLENALKGFLENKSA from the coding sequence ATGAGTAAAGAAATTGTGAGTTTAGAAACAAATACAGAACTAAGTAAAAATGAAAGCAATGTTAATTTTTTGCTAGATGAAAAGCTTGAGAATGAGTTAAGATTAATAAATGAGAAATTTAACACGCCTGATAATAAGGTTATGCAAGTTTTAAGAGATAATCAAACCGTATCTTTTTTAAAGATTAAAAATCTAGTAAATGCAGGACTTAGCACACTTAATAATGATTTTTATATCTATCCTATGGGGAATGATATAAACATAGTGCCAAGTTATATGGGGCTTGTAAAAGTAGCTATCAATGAAGCTTTAAAGCGTGGCTATGAAGTTATAGTTAAAAGTGATACTTTACCACAAAATGCAAAAATAACGCTTTTAACCGAAAATGAAATCGATAGCTTAAGCATAAGCAAAAATCCGCTTGATAATTCTATTAATGGGGCTTATGCTTTAATTTCTATTATTAAAAATGGGAATTTGCTTTATAGAAAAGCTGAAATTTTAAACAAAGAACAGCTTGAAATTATTAAAGGAAAAACCTTTTCAAAAGGTGGAGTTTATAAAGAATTCCCCGAAGAAATGGCTAGAAAATCGGCAATAAGAAGAGCGATAAAGCATATTAATTATTTTATCAAAAGTGATGTTTTGGATAATTTAATCAGCCTTGATAATGAAAATTATGATTTTTCAAATAAAAATCTTAACGCACTTGAAAGCAAAAAAAACCAAATTCAAAACAAAGCTAATGAATTAAAGCAAGATAAAGAAAGCTTGATGATTAAGCTTGAAAATTTAGGGCTTAAAAAAGATGAAATGAGAGAGTTTGCATCTTTTACAAAGCTAGATGAGAACAGAATCAAAGATTTTTTAAATGATGATGAGCTTTTAGAAAATGCCTTAAAGGGTTTTTTAGAGAATAAAAGTGCTTAA
- a CDS encoding YqaJ viral recombinase family protein: MNYKIINLEQGSDEWLEFRKDKISASIVPFLLKAKGAYNPFLEANDFTKEKMKNGLELENSIRAIAEFKYFTDIKPMVIQSIDEPLFMASLDGIDESGVIYEFKYSNSEYNQILEFQKPSEKYYFQVQFQLFVSGAKYAIFGAMNESGEYVDCKVLLDESFAKHQVPKLKELAPNIEKIAESERKKAKKDDYKELEIEKARNLALEIIRLEETIKPIKEKLELTKKEFIDLANGEKISCLGVKVYPQTRTSIDYKGFLEFKKLEIPQEYKKQSVSWCVKGA, translated from the coding sequence ATGAATTACAAAATCATAAATTTAGAACAAGGTAGTGATGAGTGGTTAGAGTTTAGAAAGGATAAAATTTCAGCAAGTATAGTGCCTTTTTTACTAAAAGCTAAAGGTGCTTACAATCCTTTTTTGGAAGCAAATGACTTTACAAAAGAAAAAATGAAAAATGGCTTAGAATTAGAAAACTCAATAAGAGCAATAGCTGAATTTAAGTATTTTACAGATATTAAGCCTATGGTTATACAAAGCATTGATGAGCCTTTATTTATGGCTTCACTTGATGGCATAGATGAAAGCGGTGTGATTTATGAGTTTAAGTATTCTAATAGCGAATATAATCAGATCTTAGAATTTCAAAAACCAAGTGAAAAATATTATTTTCAAGTCCAGTTTCAACTCTTTGTAAGCGGTGCAAAATACGCTATTTTTGGCGCGATGAATGAAAGTGGAGAGTATGTAGACTGCAAAGTGTTATTAGATGAAAGCTTTGCAAAACATCAAGTGCCAAAATTAAAAGAATTAGCACCAAATATTGAAAAGATAGCCGAAAGTGAAAGAAAAAAGGCTAAAAAAGATGATTATAAAGAGCTAGAGATTGAAAAAGCTAGAAATTTGGCATTAGAAATTATCCGCTTAGAAGAAACGATTAAGCCTATTAAAGAAAAGCTTGAACTTACCAAAAAAGAATTTATAGACTTAGCAAATGGTGAAAAAATATCTTGCTTAGGTGTCAAAGTTTATCCACAAACTAGAACTAGCATTGATTATAAAGGCTTTTTAGAATTTAAAAAGCTAGAAATTCCACAAGAATACAAAAAACAAAGCGTAAGCTGGTGCGTTAAAGGAGCATAA
- a CDS encoding helix-turn-helix domain-containing protein, whose translation MVTSQSQKRRVLNILLSKGCVDNFYCIDARITTRLGAYICDFRKAGFIIETVRNKESRNTWYYLKKKPKDFKKAV comes from the coding sequence ATGGTTACTTCACAAAGTCAAAAAAGAAGAGTTTTAAACATACTTTTAAGTAAGGGTTGCGTGGATAATTTTTATTGTATCGACGCAAGGATAACAACAAGGCTAGGTGCTTATATATGCGATTTTAGAAAAGCAGGTTTTATCATCGAAACAGTTAGAAATAAAGAAAGTAGGAATACTTGGTATTACTTAAAGAAAAAACCAAAAGATTTTAAAAAGGCGGTTTAA